The stretch of DNA GTCTACCGGATGCAGTACTTGTTGGGACCACTGGCTGAAACGACGCAAGCAGTGGTCGAAGCCGTGTCGAACCCCGATGTCAGCTACTTCGCCCGCAGAAACGCCCTGATCGAGCTGGCGAGTTCATGGGCAATTCAGGGCAGAAGCGATCTCGCCCGAGCCGCGCTCGACGACGCCCGGGCTATCGCCTTGCCCGGATCTGATCGGCGAGCGCGAACCCGTTGGTTAGGCGCGCTAGCGTTGGTCACCGCAGTCTCCGAGGGCCAAGAGCCAGCTCGGGAAGTGATGCTTGAGGCGCTCGCGGAGGCGGGGTCTCAAGTCACGCTGCTCGCCGAGCTTGCCTTCGTCGAGGCTCTGTTTCTTGGCGCTTCGAATGAGCTCAAGGGGGATCTCCCACGGCTCGAGCGAACCACGGGGATGTCCCGCGCCGTCTTCGCCGCAGCGCACGCGCTCGGCCGGGAGTTGCCAAACACTCGGCAGGCGGGAGACGGACTCTGCAAGCTGCTTGCAGATTGTTTGCGTGCGGAAAGTCAGCGTCGCGCGAGCCTACTCATCGAGCACGGCTTGTTTGGCCTGGTCCCCTGGGCGCTCGGGCGGCCGCCTGCCCAATCGCTGATTCTCACCGACGAGCACTTGCTGACCGAGAATCGCGGCCGTGTGTCCATTCATCCTGCGCCCAAGGGTCCCTCGCTCAAGGTTCTTCAGCTATTGGGAACCGGTTTTCAATCTCGGGAGCAGTTGGCCCAGCAGGTCTGGGGACTCGGCAGATACCATCCCGATCGCCACGCCGCGGTCATCAACACCGCGCTATCACGGCTGAGAGCAAGCCTCGAGCAGCCGGGCTGGTTGGTCACGCATGAAGACGGCTACCACCTGGCCTCCGGTGTGGACCTGTTGAACCTCGAACAGCCCAGTGAGAGCAAGCCAGCGAACTCTCCTCCCCCACCGCTCGAGGAGCACCGGTTGCTCGGCGTCTTGGGCAGCGGCCCGGCTACGTCGACGGAGGTTGCTCGCCAGCTTCAGCTTTCCCCTTCGTCGGTGTTGCGGCTGCTCCGACGCTTGGCAGAGCGCGGTGTAGTGATCAGGCAAGGCAGTGGGCGGAACACACGCTATGCGCTGGCTGCTAGCGCAGGTGAACCGCGCTGCTGATCTTTGGGTAGACAATTTCTGGGGGGAAATTGCGCCTACCTTCCTAGAGAGCCCCTACAGCTGAAGCGTTCGATGCGGATGGTGGCGCAGTCGAGGGCGTTGCTGCTGATCAAGACGGCGAGCTTCGGCATGCGCTCCAAGGTGGCTTCGCTTGCGGGGGTCAGGAGGGGTGACATCACGTTCAGGCGGCGTAGCTCGGGCAGGGCCGTCAGCGCTTCGAGGTGGGCGTCGTCGATCTCCATGAATGTGAGGTCCAGCTCGCTGAGCTCGGGAAAGCGCGTGAGTAGCGGTAGGTCCGCCTGGGTGACCTGAGTGCCCCAAAGGTTGAGCTCGCGCAGCGTCGTTGGAAGTTGCCGCAGGGTAACGTTGGAGACGGGCGTCCATTGCAGGCTGAGGCTCTCCAGCCCCGTGAACTGCGAGAGCGTCTGCGCGTTTCGGTCGTCAATGGAGGCGCTCTCGAGGGAGAGGCGCTTCAACGGCAGCTGGGTCAAGAGCTTCAAGCCTCGGTCGCTGAGCGGCGCTTGTTCCAGCAACAGCTCCTGCAGCCTCGGCAGCTTGGCGATTGCACCCATGGCGTCATCGCCGTTCCCACTCCCGGCGGCGACGTAGTGCAGTCGCTCCAGCTGTCTCAAGGTGGCGAGTGGCGCCATGTCTGCGTAGTTGATATCGGCGATGAGCTCCAGGTCGAGCAGCCCGCGGGCTTCGGAGACTGTCTTGACGGTTTCGCCGTTCAAGTGACCGCCTACCAGGCTCAGCTTTTGCAAGTGTGGAAGGTGCGCGAAGCCCCCAACGGACTCGTAGGGTTCGCTGCGGATGCTGAGTTCTTCCAGCTGCCTCAGTGGTGCAAAGCTCTCTGGCGAGGGTGACTTTGGACCGACGTGGTAGCTCAGGCTGCGCAAGTTCTCCAAGCGCAAGATGGCTGGAAGCGACGCTTCGTCCAGCTCCCAGAGCGCGAGATGTTCGAGGCTCGTTGGCAGCGTTTCGAGGGGCACGCGCTCGTCCGTGTTGGGTTCCATCTCGAGCCACCTCAGCCGCGTGAACTGCGCGAAGTCGGGGAAATGCAGCTCGGTCAAGAAGCGCAGCCCCACGACGTGGCGCAACGTGGTTGCTGCGCTGAAGTCTCGCCGCCCGAACCTGTAGGCGACATCCGCGAATACCGGATACTGAGCGGCGAGTGAATCGACGGCTTCAAGCACCTCTTTGTCCAAGCTGTGGAGCTGTACGACAACTGCGTCGCGCACTTCGTGCATCGCCGCTCGGCCCTCGGGTGTTTCCGTGCTGAACCAAACCACCCGGGACCCTTTGCGCAACACCCCTGGGCCCGCCATCCGCACCTCTTGACGCCTGACGCCCGGAGGTAGCTGGACGCTAAGGACCCGATCGTAAGTCCAATCTGGTTTGGAGGCGCCGGGCGTCGATGCGCGTTGCGGTGGCTTGGGATCTACCTCGGCACTTGACCGACTCGTCACGAGCTGCGTTGGTCGAGGTGTCGCTGCGCAGCCGGTTAGGCACGCAGCAAGCAACAGCCAGGACGCACGACGCATACTGGTTGATGTACCGGAAACCGGCGTCTCTCTCCCCCAAACCCCGCTTGAATTTCACGGGGTGAGTTCGAGAGGGGGTGAGGTGACCTAGTTGTGCGCCCCCGTGCTCCGTCGATCGACCCGGTCGGCTTATCCTCGCGGTATCATCAAACCGCGAGCGACGCTTGTGCCTGGAAGACCTCGCCAAAGCTGGAACAGGCGCGCGCACGTCCGCTGTGTTTCGCTTGATAGAGCGCGTGATCCGCACTCTGAACCAACTCAAGAGCACGCTCACTGCTGCCGCCCTCGGGTTCAGAAGCCGTCCGGAAGATGCCAGACTCGCGCGCATCATGGGTCGCAATGCCAACGCTGACGCTAACCGTCGGTCGAGTGGTTGAAGCCGCGTGGGCTATCCCAAGCGCGTCGATCTCGAGCAGGAGGCTCTCGGCCACTCGAGCTGCGCCAACCTCTGGAGTTTCCGGGAGGATTAATGCGAACTCCTCTCCGCCAAGGCGTGCCGCTAGATCGGCGGGTCGCCGGCAAACCCTCTGAAGTGCGTCCGCGACGCGCCGCAGGCATTGGTCGCCGGCCGGATGACCATAGCGATCGTTGTAGAGCTTGAAGTGATCGACATCCACAATCAGCAACGACAGCGGATTGCGCGTACGCTCCGCGCGCGCCCATTCACGCTCCAAGGTGCGGTCGAACGTTGCACGATTGGCTAGACCAGTGAGCCCGTCAGTGGACGCGGACTTGCGCAGCAAGTCACCCATCGCCTTGAAGCGCAGCTGGTGCTGCACGCGTACCCGCACCAGGCGAGGATTGACGGGCTTTCGCACGAAGTCTGCGGCTCCGGCATGGAAGCCTGCCATCTCGAACTCTTCGCTCGTGTCTGCGGTGACGAACATCACCGGGATGTGTTCGAGCTCCGAGGTCCGCTTGAGAGCCCTGCAGACCTCGATACCATTCATGCCTGACACTTGCGTGTCGAGCAGCACCAGATCCGGCGGCGCTTCACTCGCCATCCGAAGCGCGGCTGCGCCATTGGTGGCAACGCAGAGTGACGCCTGACCCGCCAGCAGAGTCGCTAGGAAATGCAGGGCACGCGGATCGTCGCCAGCTAGCAAGATTCGAGGCAGCACGTTGAACTATGGAAACGGCCGCGTCCGAAAGTCCTTGAGCGCTCTGTCGGGCTATTGCCTACGCAATCGCGCGCGCACCACTGCCAGCAGCTGGCCAGCCGTGAACGGCTTCGAGATGAAGTTCTCGCCCTCGCGCAGATCCATCTCGAGAACCCCCCGAGAGAAGCCGCTGCAATACACAACGGCAAGCTCCGGGTGACTGTGGTTCAGTTCTGCCCCGAGGGCCGCCCCCTGCAGGCAGTTTGGCAATGTGATATCCGTCAGTACAAGGTCGACCGGTGTGTGCTCCACGAGCAAGAGGGCCTCTTCGCCGTCCGCCGCCTCGAGCACGCTGTAACCTTCCCGCTCGAGAATTCGCCGATTCGAGCGCCGCACGCCACGTTCGTCGTCGACGATCAGCACGCGCCCACCTGTGGTCGCTGGCGACGCCGAGACGCTAGAGGACGTCCTGCATGACTCCGGTGGGCCTTCGTGCATCGGGACGAACACGCTGAAGGTCGTGCCTTCACCGGCGGTGCTGTCCACCACGATCCAGCCCTGGTGCTGAGACACGATGCCGTAGACTGTCGAGAGCCCGAGGCCGCTGCCCTGGGGTTTGGTCGTGACGTAGGGTTCCCAGATGCTGGCGAGCAACGAGGCGGGGATCCCACAGCCCGTATCGCTGACGCTCAACTGAGCGAACGTGCCTGGGTATGATTCCTTGGGGAAATGATCTGGAACGGGCGTGTCGACGACCGCGACGCTGGTGCTGATACGCACCTCGCCGGGGCGACCGCCCAGAGCGTCTCGGGCGTTGACCGCGAGGTTCACGATGACTTGCTCGAGCATCGTGCGATCGGCAAACAGGGAAATTGCCTGGTCCGAAGCCGCGACGGTGACCTTCACGTTGGTCATCACGCGCGCCA from Polyangiaceae bacterium encodes:
- a CDS encoding helix-turn-helix domain-containing protein encodes the protein MPDGKPRHVDEANQATGEKSLEFLLFSGDYESVLARQLITSGMHPAAVGAFALSGRLDEAQSALRALIDESAESADVPQARFYLIAGFCHAGQAQKGLRLVRECLGDLAETDPRVRFWIWQGLALVRFFEGRFGLARAAGRRALASATQARFPYARVLALDLLAQAFVLTGHVHAGLRMLEQAVSLADALGYAQNSVTLRTSALVYRMQYLLGPLAETTQAVVEAVSNPDVSYFARRNALIELASSWAIQGRSDLARAALDDARAIALPGSDRRARTRWLGALALVTAVSEGQEPAREVMLEALAEAGSQVTLLAELAFVEALFLGASNELKGDLPRLERTTGMSRAVFAAAHALGRELPNTRQAGDGLCKLLADCLRAESQRRASLLIEHGLFGLVPWALGRPPAQSLILTDEHLLTENRGRVSIHPAPKGPSLKVLQLLGTGFQSREQLAQQVWGLGRYHPDRHAAVINTALSRLRASLEQPGWLVTHEDGYHLASGVDLLNLEQPSESKPANSPPPPLEEHRLLGVLGSGPATSTEVARQLQLSPSSVLRLLRRLAERGVVIRQGSGRNTRYALAASAGEPRC
- a CDS encoding diguanylate cyclase, whose product is MLPRILLAGDDPRALHFLATLLAGQASLCVATNGAAALRMASEAPPDLVLLDTQVSGMNGIEVCRALKRTSELEHIPVMFVTADTSEEFEMAGFHAGAADFVRKPVNPRLVRVRVQHQLRFKAMGDLLRKSASTDGLTGLANRATFDRTLEREWARAERTRNPLSLLIVDVDHFKLYNDRYGHPAGDQCLRRVADALQRVCRRPADLAARLGGEEFALILPETPEVGAARVAESLLLEIDALGIAHAASTTRPTVSVSVGIATHDARESGIFRTASEPEGGSSERALELVQSADHALYQAKHSGRARACSSFGEVFQAQASLAV